A window of Leclercia adecarboxylata contains these coding sequences:
- the dcd gene encoding dCTP deaminase yields MRLCDRDIEAWLDEGRLSITPRPPVERINGVTVDVRLGNKFRTFSGHTAPFIDLSGPKDEVSAALDRVMSDEIVLEDGEAFYLHPGELALAVTFESITLPADLVGWLDGRSSLARLGLMVHVTAHRIDPGWSGRIVLEFFNAGKLPLALRPGMMIGALSFEPLTGPAARPYNARQDAKYRDQQGAVASRIDKD; encoded by the coding sequence ATGCGTCTTTGTGACCGTGATATTGAAGCCTGGCTGGACGAAGGCCGTCTGAGCATCACCCCGCGCCCGCCTGTCGAGCGCATTAACGGCGTGACTGTCGATGTCCGTCTGGGAAATAAGTTTCGCACCTTTAGCGGCCATACCGCGCCATTTATCGACCTGAGCGGGCCGAAAGATGAAGTCAGCGCCGCGCTCGACCGGGTGATGAGCGACGAAATCGTGCTGGAAGACGGGGAAGCCTTCTATCTGCATCCGGGTGAACTGGCGCTGGCCGTCACCTTTGAATCCATCACCCTGCCGGCGGATCTGGTCGGCTGGCTCGACGGGCGTTCGTCTCTGGCGCGTCTGGGGCTGATGGTACACGTGACCGCTCACCGTATCGATCCAGGCTGGTCAGGCCGTATTGTGCTGGAATTTTTCAACGCGGGTAAACTGCCGCTGGCGCTGCGCCCGGGCATGATGATTGGCGCGTTGAGCTTTGAGCCGTTAACCGGTCCTGCGGCACGTCCTTACAACGCCCGCCAGGATGCCAAGTATCGCGACCAGCAGGGTGCTGTCGCCAGTCGTATTGATAAAGACTGA
- the udk gene encoding uridine kinase yields the protein MTDKSHQCVIIGIAGASASGKSLIASTLYRELREQVGDEHIGVIPEDSYYKDQSHLSMEERVKTNYDHPSAMDHSLLFQHLQALKNGTAIELPVYSYVEHTRLQETVRIAPKKVIILEGILLLTDARLRESMNFSIFVDTPLDICLMRRIKRDVNERGRSMDSVMAQYQKTVRPMFLQFIEPSKQYADIIVPRGGKNRIAIDILKAKISQFFE from the coding sequence ATGACTGATAAGTCTCATCAGTGCGTCATTATAGGCATCGCCGGCGCATCGGCTTCAGGTAAAAGTCTCATTGCCAGTACGCTTTACCGTGAATTACGTGAACAGGTCGGTGATGAGCACATCGGCGTTATTCCAGAAGACAGCTATTACAAAGATCAAAGCCATCTGTCGATGGAAGAGCGTGTTAAGACCAACTATGACCATCCCAGCGCGATGGATCACAGCCTGTTATTCCAGCATCTCCAGGCTCTGAAAAACGGCACCGCCATTGAGCTGCCTGTTTATAGCTATGTTGAACATACCCGCCTGCAGGAAACCGTTCGCATTGCGCCGAAAAAGGTCATTATCCTCGAAGGGATCCTGTTGCTTACCGACGCACGCCTGCGCGAATCGATGAACTTTTCCATTTTCGTCGATACCCCGCTGGATATTTGTCTGATGCGCCGCATCAAACGCGACGTCAACGAACGCGGCCGCTCCATGGACTCCGTGATGGCGCAGTACCAGAAAACGGTACGCCCAATGTTCCTGCAGTTCATTGAACCCTCCAAACAGTACGCCGATATTATCGTGCCGCGCGGGGGTAAAAACCGCATTGCCATTGATATTCTGAAAGCGAAAATCAGCCAGTTTTTTGAATAA
- a CDS encoding diguanylate cyclase yields MNKKYQRVLVTTPHPLLRLVSLGLVTFIFTLFSLELTRFGTFLAPLWFPTSIMMVAFYRHAGKMWPGIALACTLGNIFASWLIYSWDSINLWYAVINVVEAFVGALLLRKLLPGYNPLQNLGDWIRLAIGSALIPPLLGGVLVWLLVPSDEPLRSFLVWVLSESIGSLALVPLGLLFKPHYLLRHRNPRLLFETLVTMAVTLVLSWISLQYLPWPFTAIIVLLMWSAVRLPRLEAFLVFLVTVMMVSLMIAKNPAPLATQNAYAMVNAPWLPFLMMLLPANVMTMVMYAFRAERKHITESEERFRNAMEYSVIGMALVSTDGQWLQANKALCQFLGYSQSELRSLSFQQLTWPEDLENDLEQLDQLLQGKINSYSLEKRYYTRSGEVVWALLAVSLVRHADGTPLYFIAQVEDINDLKHTEWVNKRLMERITLANEAGGIGIWEWDVKPNVISWDKRMFEMYEVPAHVKPTWQLWHECMLPEDRAMAEQVVRDSLAARVPFKLEFRIRVKDGIRHIRALANRVLNKQGEVERLLGINMDMTEVKELNEALFQEKERLHITLDSIGEAVLCTDINMNVTFMNPVAEKMSGWLQQDALGQPILSVLHITFGDNGPLMENIHSGDMSRSDIEQDVVLHSRSGGSYDIHYSITPLSTLDGQNIGSVLVIQDVTESRKMLRELSYNASHDALTHLANRVSFEACLKRMLHTVQETRQRHALVFIDLDRFKAVNDTAGHAAGDALLRELSSLMLSMLRSTDMLARLGGDEFGLLLPDCNTESARYIAGRIIDAINDYHFMWEGRLHRIGASAGITQIDERNNQASEVMSQADIACYSSKNNGRGVVTVYEPQQERILNVPGTISLDEQWHMIKDNHLLMIARSVASPRIPESSTFWMLALRLWTNDGEMLEEHTFRAGLAEPELIHALDRRILQEFFRNFATPLTNKGTGVALPLSTAGLASATLVDELLEMLSASPLQPRLLHLIVNVSVLTLADGQTHANLQKLREAGCPIILSHVGRDMEIFNHLSAQMADYLLLDPELVANVHGNLMDEMLITIIQGHAQRLGIKTIAGPSNQPIMMDTLSGIGIDYIYGNTIGEPQPLELLLNTSYFAIN; encoded by the coding sequence ATGAATAAAAAATACCAGCGCGTTTTGGTAACTACGCCACATCCTTTACTACGGCTTGTCAGTCTTGGACTGGTTACCTTCATATTCACTCTTTTTTCGCTCGAATTAACGCGTTTCGGCACTTTTTTGGCACCTTTATGGTTCCCGACCTCCATCATGATGGTGGCGTTCTACCGTCACGCCGGCAAGATGTGGCCTGGCATCGCCCTCGCCTGCACCTTAGGTAACATTTTTGCTTCATGGCTTATCTACTCCTGGGATTCCATCAATCTCTGGTACGCGGTTATCAACGTCGTGGAGGCGTTTGTCGGCGCGCTGCTGCTGCGCAAGCTGCTTCCCGGCTACAATCCCCTGCAAAATCTCGGGGACTGGATCCGTCTGGCGATTGGCAGCGCCCTGATCCCTCCCCTGCTGGGCGGGGTGCTGGTCTGGCTGCTGGTGCCGAGCGACGAGCCGCTGCGCAGTTTTCTGGTCTGGGTACTGTCGGAGTCCATCGGCTCGCTAGCGCTGGTGCCGTTAGGCCTGCTGTTTAAGCCGCACTATCTGCTGCGCCACCGCAACCCACGCCTGCTGTTCGAAACCCTTGTCACCATGGCGGTAACGCTGGTTCTCAGCTGGATCTCCCTGCAATATTTGCCCTGGCCGTTTACGGCAATCATTGTCTTACTGATGTGGAGCGCCGTGCGGCTGCCGCGTCTGGAAGCTTTCCTGGTCTTCCTCGTCACGGTGATGATGGTGTCGTTAATGATCGCCAAAAATCCTGCCCCGCTGGCGACGCAAAATGCCTACGCGATGGTCAACGCCCCCTGGCTGCCGTTCCTGATGATGCTTCTGCCCGCCAACGTAATGACCATGGTGATGTACGCGTTTCGCGCCGAGCGTAAGCACATCACCGAAAGCGAAGAACGCTTTCGCAATGCGATGGAGTATTCCGTCATCGGTATGGCGCTGGTCAGCACCGACGGCCAGTGGCTACAGGCGAACAAGGCCCTGTGCCAGTTCCTCGGCTACTCCCAGTCCGAGCTGCGCTCCCTTAGCTTCCAGCAGCTCACCTGGCCGGAAGATTTAGAGAACGATCTGGAGCAACTGGATCAGCTGTTGCAGGGCAAAATCAACAGCTACTCGCTGGAGAAGCGCTATTACACCCGCAGCGGCGAGGTGGTCTGGGCGCTGCTGGCGGTGTCGCTGGTGCGTCACGCCGACGGCACGCCGCTCTACTTTATCGCCCAGGTCGAGGACATTAACGATCTCAAGCATACCGAATGGGTGAACAAGCGCCTGATGGAGCGCATTACCCTGGCAAACGAAGCGGGAGGCATCGGCATCTGGGAGTGGGACGTTAAGCCCAACGTGATCAGCTGGGACAAGCGCATGTTCGAAATGTATGAAGTGCCTGCCCACGTCAAACCCACCTGGCAGCTCTGGCATGAGTGCATGCTGCCGGAAGATCGCGCCATGGCGGAACAGGTGGTGCGTGATTCCCTCGCGGCCCGCGTGCCCTTCAAGCTGGAGTTCCGCATCCGGGTGAAAGACGGCATTCGCCACATTCGCGCTCTGGCAAACCGGGTGCTGAACAAACAGGGCGAAGTGGAGCGCCTGCTCGGCATCAACATGGACATGACCGAGGTGAAAGAGCTGAACGAGGCGCTGTTCCAGGAAAAAGAGCGTCTGCACATTACCCTCGACTCCATCGGCGAAGCGGTGCTGTGTACCGATATCAACATGAACGTCACCTTTATGAACCCGGTGGCGGAGAAGATGAGCGGCTGGCTGCAGCAGGATGCACTGGGGCAACCGATCCTTTCGGTGCTGCACATTACCTTCGGCGATAACGGCCCGCTGATGGAGAACATCCACAGCGGGGACATGTCCCGCAGCGATATCGAACAGGACGTGGTACTGCACAGCCGCAGCGGCGGCAGCTACGATATTCACTACAGCATCACCCCGCTGAGCACCCTCGACGGGCAGAACATCGGCTCGGTGCTGGTGATCCAGGACGTCACCGAATCGCGCAAAATGCTGCGCGAATTGAGCTATAACGCCTCACACGACGCCCTCACCCACCTGGCGAACCGCGTCAGCTTTGAGGCCTGCCTCAAGCGGATGCTGCATACCGTGCAGGAGACGCGTCAGCGTCATGCGCTGGTGTTTATCGATCTGGACCGCTTTAAGGCGGTGAACGACACCGCAGGCCACGCGGCGGGGGATGCGCTGCTGCGGGAGCTGTCATCTTTGATGCTGAGCATGCTGCGCTCCACCGATATGCTGGCCCGTCTGGGCGGGGATGAGTTTGGCCTGCTGCTGCCGGACTGCAACACCGAAAGCGCGCGCTACATTGCCGGTCGCATCATCGACGCCATCAACGACTATCACTTTATGTGGGAGGGCCGCCTGCACCGCATCGGGGCCAGCGCCGGGATCACGCAGATTGACGAGCGCAATAACCAGGCCTCCGAGGTGATGTCGCAGGCCGATATCGCCTGTTACTCCTCGAAGAACAACGGCCGCGGCGTGGTAACGGTGTATGAACCCCAGCAGGAGCGGATCCTCAACGTGCCGGGCACCATCTCACTGGACGAACAGTGGCACATGATTAAAGACAATCATCTGCTGATGATCGCCCGCAGCGTCGCCTCGCCGCGGATACCGGAAAGCAGCACCTTCTGGATGCTCGCCCTTCGCCTGTGGACCAACGACGGTGAAATGCTGGAAGAGCACACCTTCCGGGCAGGACTGGCGGAGCCGGAGCTAATTCACGCCCTCGACAGACGTATTTTGCAGGAGTTTTTCCGCAACTTTGCCACACCGCTGACCAACAAAGGCACCGGGGTCGCCCTGCCGCTCTCCACGGCGGGTCTGGCCAGCGCCACGCTGGTGGATGAACTGCTGGAGATGCTGAGCGCCTCTCCGCTGCAGCCGCGCCTGCTGCATCTGATCGTCAACGTCAGCGTCCTGACGCTTGCTGATGGCCAGACCCACGCCAACCTGCAGAAGCTGCGTGAGGCCGGTTGCCCTATTATCCTGAGCCATGTGGGTCGCGATATGGAGATATTCAACCACCTGAGCGCGCAGATGGCCGACTACCTGCTTCTCGATCCTGAACTGGTGGCTAACGTCCACGGTAATCTGATGGATGAGATGCTGATCACCATTATTCAGGGCCACGCCCAGCGTCTGGGGATCAAGACTATCGCCGGGCCGAGCAATCAGCCGATTATGATGGATACGCTCTCGGGCATTGGCATCGACTATATCTACGGCAACACCATCGGCGAGCCGCAGCCGCTGGAGCTGCTACTCAATACCAGCTATTTCGCCATCAACTGA
- the alkA gene encoding DNA-3-methyladenine glycosylase 2: MFTLTWQPPYDWQWMLKFLGDRAVAGIETVTPTDYTRSFAREEHRGLIHVTPQPNGTLEVALSDGLLPIADLCLARVTRLFDLHCDPRQIAHVLGSLGAARPGLRLPGSMDTWEQGVRAILGQLVSVAMAAKLTAKLVALCGEPLPEAAGYRCFPTPAAVAEIDPLALKALGMPLKRAESLIHLAQSVVAGDFPTEAPDDIEGAIKALQTRPGIGRWTANYFALRGWQAKDVFLADDYLIKQRFAGMTPAQIRRYAERWQPWRSYALLHIWYTDGWTPSVDGEIAGIE, translated from the coding sequence ATGTTTACCCTGACCTGGCAGCCGCCCTACGACTGGCAATGGATGTTGAAATTTCTTGGCGATCGCGCGGTCGCCGGGATTGAAACCGTGACCCCCACCGACTACACCCGCAGTTTCGCCCGGGAGGAACATCGGGGGCTGATCCACGTGACGCCGCAGCCCAATGGCACGCTGGAGGTGGCGCTCAGCGACGGGCTGCTGCCCATCGCCGATCTCTGCCTGGCGCGCGTCACCCGCCTGTTCGATCTGCACTGCGATCCGCGGCAGATTGCCCATGTGTTGGGTTCTCTGGGTGCCGCGCGTCCCGGCCTGCGCCTGCCGGGATCGATGGACACCTGGGAGCAGGGCGTGCGCGCCATCCTTGGACAGCTGGTGAGCGTGGCGATGGCCGCGAAGCTGACCGCGAAGCTGGTGGCGCTGTGCGGCGAGCCCCTGCCGGAAGCCGCGGGCTACCGCTGTTTTCCCACGCCTGCCGCGGTGGCGGAGATCGATCCGCTGGCGCTGAAAGCGCTGGGCATGCCGTTAAAACGCGCGGAATCGCTGATCCATCTGGCGCAGTCGGTGGTGGCGGGGGATTTCCCGACCGAGGCCCCGGATGATATTGAGGGCGCGATCAAAGCGCTGCAGACCCGGCCCGGGATTGGCCGCTGGACGGCGAACTACTTCGCCCTGCGCGGCTGGCAGGCAAAAGATGTGTTTTTAGCGGATGACTATCTGATCAAGCAGCGCTTTGCCGGTATGACCCCGGCACAGATACGCCGCTATGCGGAACGCTGGCAGCCCTGGCGTTCGTACGCTCTGCTGCACATCTGGTATACCGACGGCTGGACGCCGTCAGTTGATGGCGAAATAGCTGGTATTGAGTAG
- the yegD gene encoding molecular chaperone, which produces MFIGFDYGTANCSVAVMQNGQPQLLKMENNSTLLPSMLCAPTREAVSEWLYRHHQVPATGAETQALLRRAVSFNREEDIDVTPASVQFGLSSLGNYIEDPEEVYFVKSPKSFLGASGLKPQQVALFEDLVCAMMLHIRQQAQTQLTDEITQAVIGRPINFQGLGGDEANQQAQGILARAAQRAGFRDVVFQYEPVAAGLDFEATLDREKRVLVVDIGGGTTDCSLLLMGPQWHQRRDRESSLLGHSGCRIGGNDLDIALAFKSLMPLLGMGGQTEKGTALPILPWWNAVAINDVPAQSDFYSVANGRFLNDLVRDAQDGDKVALLHKVWRQRLSYRVVRSAEESKIALSDAPEHAVTLPFISDALATAISQQGLEAALAQPLQRILEQVQLALDNGNEKPDVIYLTGGSARSPLIKKALAQQLPGIPIAGGDDFGSVTAGLARWAQVVFS; this is translated from the coding sequence GTGTTTATCGGATTTGACTATGGCACCGCCAACTGTTCAGTAGCGGTGATGCAGAACGGGCAGCCGCAGCTGCTGAAAATGGAAAACAACAGCACGCTGTTACCGTCGATGCTCTGCGCGCCGACCCGCGAGGCGGTGAGCGAGTGGCTGTACCGCCATCATCAGGTTCCGGCCACCGGGGCGGAAACCCAGGCGTTGCTGCGCCGGGCGGTCAGCTTTAACCGCGAGGAAGACATCGATGTGACGCCGGCCAGCGTGCAGTTTGGTCTGTCGTCGCTGGGTAATTACATTGAGGATCCGGAGGAGGTGTACTTCGTTAAGTCGCCGAAATCCTTCCTCGGGGCCAGCGGCCTGAAGCCACAGCAGGTGGCGCTGTTTGAAGATCTGGTCTGCGCCATGATGCTGCACATTCGCCAGCAGGCCCAGACGCAGCTGACGGATGAGATCACCCAGGCCGTGATTGGTCGCCCGATCAACTTCCAGGGGCTTGGCGGCGACGAGGCTAACCAGCAGGCGCAGGGCATTCTGGCGCGCGCGGCGCAGCGTGCCGGTTTCCGCGATGTGGTGTTCCAGTATGAGCCGGTTGCCGCCGGTCTGGATTTTGAGGCGACGCTGGATCGCGAAAAACGGGTGCTGGTGGTGGATATCGGCGGCGGGACCACCGACTGTTCGCTGCTGCTGATGGGGCCGCAATGGCACCAGCGCCGGGATCGCGAGAGCAGCCTGCTGGGCCACAGCGGCTGTCGTATCGGCGGTAACGATCTGGACATCGCCCTGGCCTTTAAGAGCCTGATGCCGCTGCTCGGCATGGGCGGGCAGACCGAAAAAGGCACCGCGCTGCCGATTCTGCCGTGGTGGAACGCCGTGGCGATCAACGACGTGCCGGCGCAAAGTGATTTCTACAGCGTCGCCAACGGCCGTTTCCTTAACGATCTGGTGCGCGACGCCCAGGACGGCGACAAGGTGGCGCTGCTGCATAAAGTGTGGCGTCAACGTCTGAGCTACCGGGTGGTACGCAGCGCGGAAGAGAGCAAAATTGCGCTTTCAGACGCACCAGAACACGCCGTGACGCTGCCCTTCATCAGCGATGCGCTGGCGACGGCCATCAGCCAGCAGGGGCTGGAAGCGGCCCTGGCGCAACCGTTACAGCGCATCCTCGAGCAGGTGCAACTGGCGCTGGATAACGGCAACGAGAAGCCGGACGTCATCTACCTGACCGGCGGTAGCGCCCGTTCACCGCTGATTAAAAAAGCGCTGGCGCAGCAGCTGCCGGGTATCCCGATTGCCGGGGGGGATGATTTTGGCTCCGTCACCGCCGGGCTGGCCCGTTGGGCGCAGGTGGTGTTCAGCTAA
- a CDS encoding MdtA/MuxA family multidrug efflux RND transporter periplasmic adaptor subunit — protein sequence MKGRNKSRWVIAAGIIVVALAAAWYWHQQASAPAGASSQTQRPAGGGRHGMRGGPLAPVQAATAVSKSVPRYLSGLGTITAANTVTVRSRVDGQLIALHFQEGQQVKAGDLLAEVDPSQFKVALAQAQGQLAKDQATLANARRDLARYQQLVKTNLVSRQELDAQQALVSESQGTLKADQAAVASAQLQLDWSRITAPIDGRVGLKQVDIGNQISSGDTTGIVVLTQTHPIDLVFTLPESDIATVVQAQKAGQTLTVEAWDRANKQKLSDGTLLSLDNQIDTTTGTIKLKARFSNQDDALFPNQFVNARMLVATEENAVVIPTAALQMGNEGNFVWVLNSDNKVSKHLVKPGIQDSQNVVITAGLSAGDRVVTDGIDRLTEGAKVEVVEAHTDTPAEPAKREHKKQGANA from the coding sequence ATGAAAGGCCGCAATAAATCCCGCTGGGTAATCGCCGCTGGCATCATTGTGGTGGCCCTTGCCGCCGCGTGGTACTGGCATCAACAGGCTTCGGCCCCCGCCGGGGCGTCGAGCCAGACGCAGCGCCCGGCAGGGGGTGGACGCCACGGGATGCGCGGCGGCCCGCTGGCGCCGGTTCAGGCGGCGACCGCCGTCAGTAAATCCGTTCCGCGCTATCTTTCGGGCCTCGGCACTATCACCGCCGCCAATACCGTTACCGTGCGCAGCCGCGTCGACGGGCAGCTGATCGCCCTGCACTTCCAGGAAGGGCAACAGGTGAAAGCCGGCGATCTGCTGGCCGAAGTCGATCCCAGCCAGTTTAAGGTTGCGCTGGCGCAGGCCCAGGGACAGCTGGCGAAAGATCAGGCCACCCTCGCTAACGCCCGCCGGGATCTGGCCCGTTATCAGCAACTGGTGAAAACCAACCTTGTCTCCCGCCAGGAGCTCGACGCCCAGCAGGCGCTGGTCAGCGAAAGCCAGGGAACCCTCAAAGCCGATCAGGCCGCCGTCGCCAGCGCGCAGCTGCAGCTCGACTGGAGCCGCATCACCGCCCCCATCGACGGGCGTGTCGGGTTAAAACAGGTGGACATCGGCAACCAGATCTCCAGCGGGGATACCACCGGGATCGTGGTGCTGACCCAGACCCACCCTATCGACCTGGTCTTCACCCTGCCGGAAAGCGATATCGCTACCGTTGTCCAGGCACAGAAAGCGGGCCAGACGTTAACCGTCGAAGCCTGGGATCGCGCCAACAAGCAGAAACTGAGCGACGGCACCCTGCTGAGCCTTGATAACCAGATCGACACCACGACCGGCACCATCAAGCTGAAAGCGCGTTTCAGCAATCAGGATGACGCCCTGTTCCCGAACCAGTTTGTTAATGCCCGCATGCTGGTGGCGACCGAAGAGAATGCGGTGGTGATCCCTACCGCAGCGCTGCAGATGGGTAACGAAGGCAACTTCGTCTGGGTGCTGAACAGCGACAACAAGGTCAGCAAACATCTGGTGAAACCGGGTATTCAGGACAGCCAGAATGTGGTGATTACCGCCGGCCTGTCGGCAGGCGACCGCGTGGTGACCGACGGGATCGACCGTCTTACCGAAGGGGCAAAAGTGGAAGTGGTGGAAGCCCATACCGACACCCCGGCAGAGCCTGCGAAACGCGAACATAAAAAACAGGGAGCGAACGCCTGA